One Pocillopora verrucosa isolate sample1 chromosome 10, ASM3666991v2, whole genome shotgun sequence genomic window carries:
- the LOC131791163 gene encoding uncharacterized protein, whose protein sequence is MKLTLSLMFMVVFHAVGSLGPLHASCKINWSWAVKCSMVNDAIVNQIQKWHSNETCPDGKGEKCLYTLESQTDTEIKAIHETPKKHYKDDLTFTFTANGTELCSVEGYSTSETWYAVLDYGTNYCNLHNLITGAGLDKMPKYSEETSDSICTQYSSADCEKY, encoded by the exons ATGAAATTAACTCTCTCACTGATGTTCATGGTTGTCTTCCATGCAGTAGGCAGCTTAGGGCCTCTACATGCGTCTTGCAAAATAAATTG GTCTTGGGCAGTAAAATGCAGTATGGTTAATGATGCCATTGTTAACCAGATTCAGAAGTGGCATTCAAATGAAACCTGCCCAGATGGTAAAGGGGAAAAGTGTCTTTATACG CTAGAAAGTCAGACTGATACTGAAATCAAAGCAATCCATGAGACGCCCAAGAAGCACTACAAAGATGACCTCACATTTACTTTTACTGCAAATGGAACTGAACTGTGCAGTGTAGAG GGCTATTCCACCTCTGAAACTTGGTATGCTGTGTTGGACTATGGTACAAACTACTGTAACCTTCACAACTTGATCACTG GAGCTGGACTTGACAAAATGCCAAAATACTCAGAAGAAACCAGTGACTCCATTTGCACCCAGTACAGCTCTGCTGATTGTGAGAAATACTGA
- the LOC131791188 gene encoding glycylpeptide N-tetradecanoyltransferase 2: MADDNGSNESLDQIKSLRDEGGGKEFTDREVNGVIEEEPPKGGNQLVSGSSKKKKKKRKGKSNEGSETVVESLPSPAVNLQNLRELQKSFERLRAVEVKAPKTTEEAMKKKYQFWDTQPVPKLDEDIIECGCIEEDKAAEQLRQEPYTLPQGFVWDTLDISDAKVLKELYTLLNENYVEDDDNMFRFDYSPDFLLWALKPPGWKMPWHCGVRVAGNNKLVGFISAIPAQIRVYEQIVSMVEINFLCVHKKLRSKRVAPVLIREITRRVNLEGIFQAVYTAGVVLPKPVACCRYWHRSLNPKKLIEVKFSHLSRNMTMQRTMKLYRLPEETKLKEICTLKEQDVSSAYQSTVKYLKKFSLAPEFSEEEFRHWFTPREGIVDSFVVKNEQGQVTDMISFYTLPSTVMHHPAHKQLKAAYSFYNVPQTVPLVDLMQDALILAKQREFDVFNALDLMENKEFLEKLKFGIGDGNLQYYLYNWKCPYMEPTKVGLVLQ; encoded by the exons atggcggacgacAACGGATCAAATGAGTCGCTAGATCAAATCAAGTCTCTGCGGGACGAAGGCGGCGGCAAAGAATTCACAGATCGCGAAGTAAATGGAGTTATCGAAGAGGAACCTCCAAAAGGAGGTAATCAATTGGTATCGGGTAGCtctaaaaagaagaagaaaaagaggaagggAAAAAGCAATGAAGGAAGTGAAACTGTGGTTGAGTCTCTGCCAAGTCCGGCAGTTAACCTGCAAAATCTACGCGAGCTACAAAAGAGCTTCGAACGTTTGCGGGCTGTGGAAGTGAAAGCGCCCAAAACAACAGAAGAAGCTATGAAGAAGAAGTATCAGTTCTGGGACACTCAGCCGGTACCTAAACTAG ATGAAGATATCATTGAATGTGGATGTATTGAAGAGGACAAGGCTGCTGAACAACTGAGACAAGAACCTTATACCCTCCCCCAGGGTTTTGTTTGGGATACCTTGGATATCAGTGATGCAAAAGTG CTCAAAGAGCTTTATACCTTACTGAATGAAAACTATGTGGAAGATGATGACAACATGTTTAGATTTGACTATTCTCCAGATTTCCTTTTGTG GGCCCTTAAACCTCCTGGTTGGAAAATGCCATGGCACTGTGGTGTGCGCGTAGCAGGCAACAATAAGCTTGTGGGTTTTATTAGTGCCATACCTGCACAAATTAGGGTTTATGAACA GATTGTCTCTATGGTTGAAATTAACTTCCTGTGTGTCCATAAGAAGCTCCGATCCAAACGAGTTGCCCCAGTTTTGATAAGAGAGATCACAAGAAGGGTGAACTTGGAGGGGATTTTTCAAGCTGTTTATACTGCTGGTGTAGTTCTTCCCAAACCAGTTGCTTGCTGTCG CTACTGGCATAGGTCCCTCAACCCTAAGAAACTGATTGAGGTCAAGTTTTCCCATCTCAGCCGTAACATGACCATGCAGAGGACTATGAAACTTTACAGACTACCAGAA GAgacaaaactaaaggaaatttGTACTCTAAAAGAGCAGGATGTGAGCTCTGCATATCAAAGTACAGTGAAG TACCTGAAGAAGTTCAGCTTAGCCCCAGAGTTCTCGGAG GAAGAATTCAGACACTGGTTTACTCCTCGTGAAGGCATCGTAGATTCGTTTGTTGTCAAG AACGAACAAGGACAAGTCACCGACATGATCAGCTTCTACACTTTGCCGTCCACCGTGATGCATCATCCAGCGCACAAACAGCTCAAGGCTGCGTACTCTTTCTACAATGTGCCGCAAACTGTTCCCCTTGTTGATCTGATGCAGGATGCGTTGATTCTAGCCAAGCAG cgTGAGTTTGATGTGTTCAATGCTCTGGACCTTATGGAGAACAAAGAATTCCTGGAAAAGCTCAAGTTTGGTATCGGTGATGGTAACCTACAATATTATCTGTACAACTGGAAATGTCCGTACATGGAGCCCACTAAG gTTGGACTTGTTCTTCAGTAA
- the LOC131791216 gene encoding uncharacterized protein, translated as MDNVKRTCTVDSSGSDSEIDPVRNKNEISQLIGDDRPFHILAFGVFGFILQIFFSIGISASQDILEETLLPTPVLLISASLPFFVITSVLPCFVLKLSHKALLVPVVGLGITGVLLYALVEAVFLRVTGVIVVSTGVAIGEVTFVSMTALYSDTAMSSYSAGTGVGFIAGPLYYTAMTTLICLPPETTVLIISWMPAVIFPFYITIERRRFKPQGDMINHKEVSYTVLTSENLPVKDNPSCEEKKTLIWQNSHLMLACFVGYFSEFLTLNGVVTTLAFPNSFFDPRNHFVYYACVFMIGECIGRSYLSILFILNSKCTPVIARTWILSAVLLGLFIFLTLTSWYRFLHSVWIVLLLIFNMGLLAGSLYLNTFLVVTGGDDVQGKAFSRAFLSLGPSTGVLMAGLVGLVLEPTLREHCLQSTELREFCFTRSMGGWNKSTSCLR; from the exons ATGGACAACGTAAAGAGGACATGTACAGTTGACTCATCTGGCTCGGACTCCGAAATCGATCCTGTCCGAAACAAGAATGAAATAAGCCAACTAATTGGAGACGATCGACCATTTCACATACTTGCCTTTGGGGTGTTTGGTTTCATCCTCCAGATTTTTTTCTCCATTGGAATCTCGGCATCTCAAGACATCTTGGAAGAAACTTTACTACCCACTCCTGTTCTGTTAATCTCTGCCTCGCTGCCTTTCTTCGTAATTACCTCTGTCTTGCCGTGCTTCGTTTTAAAGTTGTCTCACAAAGCTCTTCTGGTGCCAGTAGTAGGGCTGGGTATCACCGGCGTGTTGTTATACGCTCTGGTTGAGGCCGTATTTCTTCGGGTCACTGGAGTCATCGTGGTGTCCACTGGGGTCGCCATTGGCGAGGTCACTTTCGTCTCGATGACTGCGTTATACAGCGACACGGCGATGAGTTCGTATTCAGCGGGGACTGGCGTTGGTTTCATTGCTGGGCCCTTGTACTACACCG caatGACAACTTTAATTTGCCTGCCTCCGGAAACGACTGTCCTTATCATTTCTTGGATGCCTGCAgttatctttcctttttacaTCACAATAGAGAGGAGACGTTTCAAGCCACAGGGAGACATGATAAACCATAAAGAAGTCTCTTATACCGTACTTACCTCTGAAAATTTGCCAGTGAAAGATAACCCATCTTGCGAAGAGAAAAAAACGTTAATCTGGCAAAACTCACACCTTATGTTGGCCTGTTTCGTGGGTTACTTTTCTGAGTTTTTGACTCTCAATGGCGTTGTTACAACTCTGGCCTTTCCAAACTCTTTTTTCGATCCGAGGAACCATTTTGTTTACTACGCATGTGTGTTTATGATCGGAGAATGCATCGGTAGATCTTACCTAAGTATCCTGTTCATTCTTAACTCAAAATGCACGCCTGTTATTGCAAGAACATGGATTTTATCTGCAGTGCTTTTGggtttgttcattttcttaacGTTAACGTCGTGGTATCGCTTTCTCCACAGTGTCTGGATTGTCTTATTACTCATTTTTAATATGGGGCTTTTGGCAGGAAGCCTTTACCTCAATACGTTTCTTGTAGTCACCGGCGGTGATGACGTCCAAGGCAAGGCGTTTTCGCGCGCTTTTCTCTCGCTTGGACCTAGTACCGGTGTCTTGATGGCAGGCTTAGTTGGACTCGTACTGGAACCAACTTTAAGAGAACACTGTTTGCAATCAACAGAAttaagagaattttgttttacaaggTCAATGGGTGGATGGAATAAATCCACATCGTGTTTGCGgtag
- the LOC136283937 gene encoding beta-1,4-N-acetylgalactosaminyltransferase 3-like: MSTHGFFRFIAFAKFKFRHKRFRKPLKVMLSALMFCSICFYIFNTLHHSQTYDAVHVAAKNDTMTTTNGTPRRLIGAMGALNIHVWREVCGSSIQNLRQYLLFPHYPDEMFMKLNMFKFQIIDNTIDYGQRIFGFLHPPHSDEYNFAIASDDESELWLSPSDDPKEKQLIARVFKEGVSAWTEKDELRKYPGQISEHLMLSGDRKYYIEVVHKQGVALGFVQVYWKRRSDSDFYLISSEYLSSHANGVMITKAKDVLHSLLSESYRQDIELKSKSADYKRLQFQSLPLLPKDSYLPLCDFQSNSLSNGEKVYRYQGRKAVQLSSVYPADGSSALTYKNLRNWPNKIADGDKIQAVTDEIITSLNHKTSK; the protein is encoded by the coding sequence ATGAGCACACATGGATTCTTCCGTTTCATTGCCTTCGCAAAATTTAAATTCCGCCATAAGCGATTTCGAAAACCGTTGAAGGTTATGCTCTCCGCTTTAATGTTCTGTTCAATCTGCTTTTATATCTTCAATACGTTGCACCATTCACAAACGTATGACGCTGTCCATGTCGCCGCAAAAAACGATACAATGACTACTACAAACGGCACACCACGCCGTCTTATCGGCGCTATGGGTGCTCTGAATATTCACGTATGGCGAGAGGTTTGTGGCTCAAGCATCCAAAATCTGCGTCAATATTTGCTTTTTCCGCATTATCCTGACGAAATGTTCATGAAGCTCAATATGTTTAAGTTTCAAATTATCGACAACACCATCGATTATGGCCAACGGATTTTTGGCTTCCTCCATCCTCCTCACAGCGATGAGTACAACTTCGCCATAGCCTCTGATGACGAGTCAGAGTTATGGCTCAGTCCTAGCGACGATCCGAAGGAGAAACAGTTAATTGCGCGTGTTTTTAAAGAAGGAGTAAGTGCGTGGACGGAAAAGGATGAACTTCGTAAATATCCTGGACAAATCTCAGAACATCTAATGCTCTCTGGAGACAGAAAATACTACATAGAAGTTGTGCATAAGCAAGGAGTTGCTCTTGGTTTTGTACAAGTTTACTGGAAACGTCGCAGTGATAGCGATTTCTACCTTATCAGTTCGGAGTACTTATCATCCCATGCAAACGGTGTTATGATTACCAAagcaaaagatgttttgcatAGTTTGCTTTCGGAGAGCTATCGTCAAGATATTGAGCTGAAATCTAAATCAGCAGATTATAAACGCTTACAATTTCAATCACTTCCGTTGCTCCCAAAAGATAGTTATCTTCCCTTGTGTGATTTCCAGTCTAACTCTTTGTCAAATGGAGAGAAAGTGTATCGTTATCAAGGCCGCAAAGCGGTGCAGTTATCCAGCGTCTACCCTGCTGATGGTAGCAGTGCGTTGACTTATAAAAATTTGCGGAACTGGCCTAACAAAATTGCTGACGGGGACAAAATTCAAGCAGTCACGGATGAGATAATTACGTCGTTAAACCATAAAACCTCAAAGTAA